From Thermodesulfobacteriota bacterium:
TGGATCCGAATCTGGTGGGTGCGGCCCGTGCGGGGGGCGGCCTCCACCAGAGCATACTCCCGGGCACGGGCGAGCACCCGGAAGGCGGTCTCCGCCCGCATCCCCCCGGCCCGCACGGTGAGCATCCGGTCCCCCTCCCCCTCCCGCAAGTGGGAAACCACCTCGAAGCTCTCCGTCGGGCGGCCCCGCACCAGGGCCAGGTATCGCTTCTCCACCCTCCGGTGCCGGAAGGCGTCGAGGAGGGCGGTGCTGAAGGCGGGGGTCTTCCCCAGGAGGAGCACCCCCGAGGTGTCCTTGTCCAGGCGGTGGAGCAGGGTGAGCTTCCGGCCGGCGACGCGTTCGGCCAGGGCCGCGGCGTGGAGCCGCCCGGGGTCTCGGGTGGGCCCCGAGGGCAGCCCCGGGGGCTTGAGCACCGCCAGGCACTCGCCGTCCTCGTAGAGCACCGGGAGGTCTCGCGGGGTTGTCGGGGTTTCGGCGGGGGCCTCCATGAGGACCGACACCCGCTCGCCCCGGCGCAGCACCCGGGAGGCCATGGCCTCGATGCGCCCATCCACCGCGACCCGCCGCCCGTCGATGAGCCGCTTGGCCCGCTTGCGGCTGAGATCCGGGAAGACGGCGGCGAGGAAGAGATCCAGGCGAAGTCCCGCGTGGCGCCCCTCCACCGTCACGCCCGGCTGCTCGATCCTCTTCTCGTGCCGCCCCCGCCCCCCCGGGCGCGGGGCTCGGCTCTCCGTG
This genomic window contains:
- a CDS encoding RluA family pseudouridine synthase, whose amino-acid sequence is MKERHARTESRAPRPGGRGRHEKRIEQPGVTVEGRHAGLRLDLFLAAVFPDLSRKRAKRLIDGRRVAVDGRIEAMASRVLRRGERVSVLMEAPAETPTTPRDLPVLYEDGECLAVLKPPGLPSGPTRDPGRLHAAALAERVAGRKLTLLHRLDKDTSGVLLLGKTPAFSTALLDAFRHRRVEKRYLALVRGRPTESFEVVSHLREGEGDRMLTVRAGGMRAETAFRVLARAREYALVEAAPRTGRTHQIRIHLAQAGCPILGDPLYGGDAAAEGAPVPRQMLHAWTLAFVHPATGAELRLEAPVPADFHGLARAIFGPRLPEPLEGRSSTG